A window of Rubricoccus marinus contains these coding sequences:
- a CDS encoding NUDIX hydrolase — MLLYAVTYDDPRSLTPKGLSTKTEPFWMYDQLPTAEHARRSHPGRPGWILVLDRDALDLATSPDGAELTMPSPPVVWSIPREAILNVDADGDYWRPYPVVAAGGFVVRRSQKGNIKLLLIKRRGKWDLPKGKEDPGETPVQAARREVSEEVGVKKKYIEILHPLGHTIHGYIWHKRGVYAVKTTHWFSMTTEAREFIPEKGEGIKKVKWMKWAKAGQKLGYKTLRQHHAILDPEVLGV, encoded by the coding sequence GTGCTCCTCTACGCCGTCACGTACGACGATCCCCGCAGCCTGACTCCGAAAGGCCTCAGCACCAAGACTGAGCCGTTCTGGATGTACGACCAACTCCCCACCGCCGAGCACGCACGGCGGAGCCACCCCGGCAGGCCCGGTTGGATCCTCGTGCTGGACCGCGACGCGCTCGACCTGGCGACAAGCCCGGACGGCGCCGAGCTCACCATGCCGAGCCCGCCCGTCGTGTGGTCCATCCCGCGAGAGGCCATCCTGAACGTGGACGCCGACGGCGACTACTGGCGGCCGTACCCCGTCGTGGCCGCTGGCGGCTTCGTGGTGCGCCGCTCCCAGAAGGGCAACATCAAGCTGCTCCTCATCAAGCGGCGTGGGAAGTGGGACCTGCCGAAGGGCAAGGAGGACCCCGGCGAGACGCCCGTTCAAGCCGCGCGGCGCGAGGTGTCTGAGGAGGTCGGCGTCAAGAAGAAGTACATCGAGATCCTCCACCCGCTCGGGCACACCATCCACGGGTACATCTGGCATAAGCGCGGCGTCTACGCCGTCAAGACCACGCACTGGTTCTCCATGACGACGGAGGCCCGGGAGTTCATCCCGGAGAAGGGCGAGGGCATCAAGAAGGTGAAGTGGATGAAGTGGGCCAAGGCCGGCCAGAAGCTGGGCTACAAGACGCTCCGCCAGCACCACGCCATCTTGGACCCCGAGGTCCTCGGCGTGTAG
- a CDS encoding bifunctional metallophosphatase/5'-nucleotidase, producing the protein MRRFRPFLLVTAMALAGCSAGGPVGAPEAVPPVRASGDEVRLTILHLNDVYEITPVEGGKAGGLARVGGLLRQLRAENPNTIAVLAGDYLSPSALGTARVDGERLAGRQMVAVLNAMGLDVAALGNHEFDVSEDAFRQRMIESEFTVISGNARAARGFASFEGVDEHTVLTVGPDNIRVGVVSTVLPSTVKDYVQYGDVMEELAADVRETEGKSEVLIGLTHLSFADDVRAAAGIPALDLVLGGHEHENIRAYRGTDATPILKADANARTVYVHEVRLNRASGEMTVESTLVPITERTPEDPAVAAEVARWVDAAYAGFREQGFEPDRIVVQLGEPLDGREGTIRTRPSLLGTTIADGFRAVSGAEAAVFNGGSVRIDDVLTPGPFSEYDAIRVMPFGGDVVTVEMPGRLLARLLDQGQTNAGTGGYLQTSGITGASGAWLVNGQPVDPARTYTIASNDFLVSGREAGLDWFSVEGNDEITQTGVFGDVRQAFIAELKKLYGDG; encoded by the coding sequence ATGCGTCGATTCCGTCCGTTCCTCCTCGTCACCGCGATGGCGCTAGCCGGGTGCTCCGCAGGTGGGCCGGTAGGAGCGCCAGAGGCCGTGCCACCGGTGCGCGCCTCTGGCGATGAGGTGCGTCTTACGATTCTACACCTTAATGACGTGTACGAGATCACGCCTGTAGAGGGCGGGAAAGCGGGAGGGCTCGCGCGGGTCGGCGGTCTTCTGCGGCAGCTTCGCGCCGAAAACCCGAACACCATAGCGGTCCTGGCAGGGGACTACCTCAGCCCATCCGCGCTCGGCACGGCGCGTGTAGACGGCGAGAGGCTAGCAGGGCGGCAAATGGTCGCAGTTTTGAATGCGATGGGCTTGGACGTTGCTGCGCTGGGCAACCACGAGTTCGACGTGAGCGAGGACGCGTTCCGCCAGAGGATGATCGAAAGCGAGTTCACGGTCATCTCTGGAAACGCTCGGGCCGCCAGAGGCTTCGCGTCGTTTGAGGGCGTGGACGAACACACCGTGCTCACGGTGGGACCGGACAACATCCGCGTTGGCGTAGTCAGTACCGTTTTGCCGTCGACCGTGAAGGACTACGTCCAGTACGGGGACGTGATGGAGGAACTGGCTGCAGATGTGCGCGAGACCGAAGGGAAGAGCGAAGTGCTGATCGGTCTGACGCACCTCTCTTTCGCCGACGACGTGAGAGCGGCGGCAGGCATTCCCGCGCTAGACCTCGTGCTAGGAGGGCATGAGCATGAGAACATCCGCGCCTACCGCGGAACGGACGCCACGCCCATCCTCAAAGCGGACGCCAACGCCCGGACCGTCTACGTGCACGAGGTGCGTCTGAACCGGGCCTCTGGCGAGATGACTGTCGAGTCCACGCTGGTTCCGATTACTGAGCGGACGCCAGAGGACCCCGCCGTTGCCGCCGAGGTGGCACGATGGGTGGACGCCGCGTACGCCGGCTTCCGCGAGCAAGGGTTCGAGCCCGACCGCATCGTGGTGCAACTGGGCGAGCCGTTAGATGGGCGCGAGGGGACGATTCGGACGCGGCCCTCTCTCCTGGGGACAACCATCGCCGACGGCTTCCGTGCCGTCTCCGGTGCGGAGGCTGCGGTCTTCAACGGCGGCTCCGTCCGCATCGACGACGTGCTGACGCCGGGGCCGTTTTCCGAGTACGACGCCATCCGTGTGATGCCGTTTGGCGGCGACGTGGTCACCGTCGAGATGCCCGGACGGCTTCTGGCGCGCTTGCTAGACCAGGGACAAACCAACGCCGGAACAGGCGGCTACCTCCAAACCAGTGGCATTACGGGCGCCTCTGGCGCGTGGCTGGTGAACGGTCAGCCTGTCGACCCCGCGCGTACGTACACGATCGCCTCGAACGACTTCCTCGTGTCTGGCCGCGAGGCCGGGCTGGACTGGTTCAGCGTTGAGGGCAACGACGAGATCACCCAGACCGGCGTGTTCGGGGATGTCCGGCAGGCCTTTATCGCGGAGCTTAAGAAGCTCTACGGTGATGGCTGA
- a CDS encoding FKBP-type peptidyl-prolyl cis-trans isomerase — protein MNRLSLLLLLALPFAGCDSNEPVVNSCANESREIVMEELVTGTSPARADANDLVRINYVGQLEDGTVFDSATNYTERVSAFVAGFSEGVTGMRIGSKRRLTIPPYLAYSTERRTRTVDGEEVEIIPACSTLIFEVVLLDILT, from the coding sequence ATGAACCGTCTCTCTCTGCTTCTCCTACTGGCCCTGCCGTTCGCCGGCTGCGACTCCAACGAACCCGTCGTCAACTCGTGCGCGAACGAGTCGCGGGAGATCGTGATGGAGGAACTCGTTACCGGGACGAGCCCCGCGCGCGCAGATGCCAACGACTTGGTGCGCATCAACTACGTCGGCCAGCTCGAAGACGGGACCGTCTTTGACAGCGCGACGAACTACACCGAGCGCGTTTCGGCGTTCGTCGCGGGCTTCAGCGAGGGCGTCACCGGCATGCGGATCGGCAGCAAGCGCCGCCTCACAATCCCGCCCTACCTCGCCTACAGCACGGAGAGAAGGACTCGGACTGTCGACGGCGAGGAGGTCGAGATTATCCCCGCGTGCTCCACGCTCATCTTCGAGGTGGTGCTGCTGGACATCCTGACCTAG
- a CDS encoding dihydrolipoyl dehydrogenase family protein: protein MAQYDFDYIVIGGGSAGLTAAGIAANAGVKTMMIERDRLGGDCTWTGCVPSKALLHAAHLAHHAREASAFGVDAEVSVRFGDIMRHVHALREEVYEDADDPAIYEGFGIEVVHGDARFINPHTIEITPEASGGDHHKRRVTSRMFVICSGGRAAPPPIKGLDAVDYLTNETLFEITEQPEHLAIVGAGPIGIEMGQAFNRLGTQVTIVDNADRILGRDDPDHADTLRQRLEEEGVRFVFGAKVERVEAADASGVRLHLGGGDTLEADRLLIATGRKPNIETLNLGDAGIEYTKKGITVDDRCRTSQGHIWAAGDCTGEYQLTHMSEHMAKVATTNAILKIPSSIDRAGVPWTTFSDPELAHLGASEEELQERGESYVTYDFPYTKVDRGITEGKTIGSIKVFATEWRGKILGASVLGERAGELMQIFAVAMKAGTSLQTISDTIFAYPTYALGARRAADQWYVQKQFPVAIKALQTVLGYRGTVPPPPDPDRVM from the coding sequence ATGGCTCAGTACGACTTCGACTACATCGTTATCGGCGGCGGCTCCGCTGGCCTCACCGCGGCAGGCATCGCGGCCAACGCGGGCGTCAAGACGATGATGATCGAGCGCGACCGCCTCGGCGGCGACTGCACGTGGACGGGCTGCGTGCCCTCTAAGGCGCTCCTCCACGCGGCCCACCTTGCGCACCACGCGCGCGAAGCCTCCGCCTTCGGCGTGGACGCCGAGGTAAGCGTCCGCTTCGGCGACATCATGCGGCACGTCCACGCGCTCCGCGAGGAGGTCTACGAGGACGCGGACGATCCGGCGATCTACGAAGGCTTCGGCATTGAGGTGGTCCACGGCGACGCGCGGTTCATCAACCCCCACACCATCGAGATCACGCCAGAGGCCTCTGGCGGCGACCACCACAAGCGCCGCGTGACGAGCCGCATGTTCGTCATCTGCTCCGGCGGACGCGCTGCGCCGCCGCCCATCAAAGGACTGGACGCGGTGGACTACCTCACCAACGAGACGCTGTTCGAGATCACTGAGCAGCCCGAGCACCTCGCGATTGTGGGCGCCGGACCCATCGGCATCGAGATGGGGCAGGCGTTCAACCGGCTGGGCACTCAGGTGACGATCGTGGACAACGCGGACCGCATCCTCGGCCGCGACGACCCCGACCACGCGGACACGCTCCGCCAGAGGCTTGAGGAGGAAGGCGTGCGGTTCGTCTTCGGCGCGAAGGTGGAGCGCGTAGAGGCGGCCGATGCCTCTGGCGTGCGCCTGCACCTCGGCGGTGGCGATACACTGGAAGCCGACCGGCTGCTCATCGCGACAGGGCGGAAGCCCAACATCGAGACGCTCAACCTCGGCGACGCCGGCATTGAGTACACGAAAAAGGGCATCACCGTCGACGACCGCTGCCGCACCTCGCAGGGCCACATCTGGGCCGCTGGCGACTGCACCGGCGAGTACCAGCTCACCCACATGAGCGAGCACATGGCGAAGGTGGCGACGACCAACGCTATCCTCAAGATTCCCTCCTCTATCGACCGGGCCGGCGTGCCGTGGACCACGTTTTCCGACCCCGAGCTGGCGCACCTCGGGGCGAGCGAGGAGGAACTACAGGAGCGCGGCGAGAGCTACGTCACCTACGACTTCCCATACACGAAGGTGGACCGCGGCATCACCGAGGGCAAAACCATCGGCAGCATCAAGGTCTTCGCGACCGAGTGGCGCGGCAAGATCCTCGGCGCGAGCGTACTGGGCGAGCGAGCGGGCGAGCTGATGCAGATCTTTGCCGTCGCGATGAAGGCCGGGACCTCGCTCCAGACCATCTCGGACACCATCTTCGCCTACCCCACCTACGCGCTCGGCGCCCGGCGCGCGGCAGACCAG